Proteins encoded by one window of Oscillatoria sp. FACHB-1406:
- a CDS encoding glycoside hydrolase family 57 protein: protein MALGYFALVLHAHLPFVRHPESDYVLEEEWLFEAITETYIPLLHVFEGLKRDGIDFKITMSMTPPLVSMLRDPLLQDRYDAHLSLLQELAEKEISHNEHHGHIKYLAEHYTKEFSAIRQTWERYDRDLVSAFKQFLDTNNLEIITCGATHGYLPLMKMYPQAVWAQIKVACEHYEETFGRPPQGIWLPECAYYEGVERMLADAGLRYFLMDGHGLLYARPRPRFGSYAPIFTETGVAAFGRDHESSQQVWSSMVGYPGDPVYREFYKDLGWEAEYEYIKPYIMPNGQRKNTGIKYHKITSRDGGLSEKALYDPYWAREKAAEHAENFMFNREQQIGHLAGIMQRPPIVVSPYDAELFGHWWYEGPWFIDYLFRKSWYDQGTYEMTHLADYLRGNPTQQVCKPSQSSWGYKGFHEYWLNETNAWIYPHLHKAAERMIELSYREAADELEERALNQAAREVLLAQSSDWAFIMRTGTMVPYAVRRTRSHLLRFNKIYEDVKSGKVDSGWLEKVGIIDNIFPNINYRVYRPL, encoded by the coding sequence ATGGCTCTTGGCTACTTTGCCCTCGTCCTTCACGCTCATCTACCCTTCGTTCGTCACCCCGAAAGCGATTACGTCCTTGAAGAAGAATGGCTGTTCGAGGCTATCACCGAAACTTACATCCCGCTGTTGCACGTTTTTGAGGGGCTGAAGCGAGATGGCATTGATTTCAAGATTACGATGAGCATGACACCGCCGCTGGTGTCAATGTTGCGAGATCCCCTGCTGCAAGATCGCTACGATGCTCATCTCTCCTTGCTTCAGGAACTCGCGGAGAAAGAAATCTCTCACAACGAGCATCACGGTCACATTAAATATTTAGCCGAACATTACACCAAAGAATTTAGTGCGATTCGTCAAACTTGGGAACGCTACGATCGCGATTTAGTTTCTGCTTTTAAACAATTCCTCGATACGAACAACCTCGAAATCATCACTTGCGGTGCGACCCACGGCTATTTACCGTTGATGAAAATGTATCCGCAGGCGGTGTGGGCGCAAATCAAAGTTGCTTGCGAACATTACGAGGAAACTTTCGGCCGTCCGCCCCAAGGCATTTGGCTGCCAGAGTGCGCCTACTACGAAGGAGTAGAGCGGATGCTAGCTGATGCGGGATTGCGCTACTTCCTTATGGACGGACACGGTTTGCTCTACGCTCGTCCCCGTCCGCGCTTTGGCTCTTATGCCCCCATTTTTACAGAAACGGGGGTAGCGGCGTTCGGACGAGATCACGAATCGTCTCAACAAGTCTGGTCTTCAATGGTCGGCTATCCCGGCGATCCCGTCTATCGCGAATTTTATAAGGATTTGGGCTGGGAAGCAGAGTACGAGTACATCAAGCCCTACATTATGCCGAACGGGCAGCGTAAAAATACGGGGATTAAGTATCATAAAATTACCTCGCGGGATGGGGGTTTAAGCGAAAAAGCACTTTACGATCCTTATTGGGCAAGGGAAAAAGCTGCCGAACACGCCGAAAATTTTATGTTCAATCGGGAGCAACAAATCGGTCATTTAGCGGGAATCATGCAGCGCCCGCCGATTGTTGTCTCGCCCTACGATGCTGAATTGTTCGGTCACTGGTGGTACGAAGGTCCGTGGTTTATCGATTATTTATTCCGCAAGTCTTGGTACGATCAAGGAACTTATGAAATGACCCATTTAGCCGATTATTTACGCGGCAATCCCACCCAACAAGTCTGTAAACCTTCGCAGTCGAGTTGGGGCTATAAAGGGTTTCACGAGTATTGGTTAAACGAGACGAATGCTTGGATTTATCCGCATTTACATAAGGCAGCAGAGCGGATGATTGAATTGAGCTATCGCGAAGCGGCAGACGAGTTGGAGGAACGGGCGCTCAATCAAGCAGCGCGGGAGGTGCTATTGGCGCAATCGTCGGACTGGGCGTTTATTATGCGGACGGGGACGATGGTTCCTTATGCGGTACGGCGGACGCGATCGCACCTTTTACGCTTTAATAAAATCTACGAAGATGTCAAGAGCGGTAAAGTAGATTCGGGTTGGTTAGAAAAAGTCGGCATTATCGATAACATCTTCCCTAATATTAACTATCGCGTCTACCGACCGTTGTAA
- a CDS encoding glycosyltransferase family 4 protein, whose product MKILSITNCPLDESLGSGKTVIRWSEGLRKLGHEVDVLEPKDYQIFPQQRRALKFRSALGAWQFIKKNVSLEQYDLMECYGDEFWLLLRQLSQQKKRPFLVAHTNGLELLHRDRERIYHPPKTLKERAYSLFAEQTHARFSRIAFERVDAFVSICELDRAYVLDRGLYPPNRTAVIEPGLDPEFLDIPFNPQRQHRVAYLGSWTERKDLDTLCLVARNLLIRYPDLKFDLFGTNIAPEFVYSAFPETLHPRLVVRPRLETAEMAKGLAQAKVFFLPSQYEGFGMATAEAMACGCAAVTTPTGFGGDLKSGEDAIICNFSDAVAMESAIAQLLENEAFRLKIARAGYERAQKLRWDSAVSQLESVYQNWVRQ is encoded by the coding sequence ATGAAAATTCTTTCCATTACAAACTGTCCCTTAGATGAAAGCTTGGGTTCCGGAAAAACGGTGATACGCTGGTCGGAAGGTCTGCGAAAGTTAGGTCACGAAGTTGATGTTTTGGAACCGAAAGATTATCAAATTTTTCCCCAACAGCGGAGAGCCTTAAAGTTTCGTTCGGCGCTGGGCGCTTGGCAGTTTATTAAGAAAAATGTATCGCTCGAACAGTACGATTTAATGGAATGCTATGGCGACGAATTTTGGCTATTGCTGCGGCAATTATCGCAGCAAAAAAAACGTCCTTTTTTAGTCGCTCATACCAATGGTTTGGAGTTGTTGCATCGCGATCGCGAACGCATTTACCATCCCCCAAAAACTTTAAAAGAACGGGCTTACAGCCTCTTCGCCGAGCAAACTCACGCGCGCTTTTCTCGCATTGCTTTCGAGCGCGTCGATGCGTTCGTTTCCATCTGCGAACTCGATCGCGCTTACGTTCTCGATCGCGGATTATACCCCCCCAACCGCACCGCCGTTATAGAACCCGGTTTAGATCCAGAATTCCTCGATATCCCCTTCAACCCCCAACGACAGCACCGCGTCGCTTACCTCGGTTCCTGGACGGAACGAAAAGACCTCGATACCCTCTGCCTCGTCGCCCGCAACCTATTGATCCGCTACCCCGACCTCAAATTTGACCTCTTTGGTACAAATATCGCCCCAGAATTCGTTTATAGCGCATTTCCGGAAACATTACACCCCCGCCTTGTCGTTCGTCCCCGCCTCGAAACAGCAGAGATGGCAAAAGGACTCGCGCAAGCAAAAGTATTCTTCTTACCCTCCCAGTATGAAGGGTTTGGCATGGCAACCGCAGAAGCAATGGCGTGCGGATGCGCCGCCGTGACAACGCCGACGGGATTCGGAGGCGATTTAAAATCGGGGGAAGACGCGATAATTTGTAATTTTAGCGATGCGGTGGCAATGGAAAGCGCGATCGCTCAATTGCTAGAGAATGAAGCGTTTCGGCTGAAAATCGCCAGAGCGGGTTACGAACGAGCGCAAAAATTGCGTTGGGATTCAGCAGTTAGTCAGTTAGAAAGCGTTTATCAAAATTGGGTTCGTCAGTAA
- a CDS encoding FkbM family methyltransferase: MSKSYAQYGEDLEIIRFFGKSHSGYYVDVGANNGLRDSNTALLEELGWKGLLIEANPELIGAAAKARSQSIIVHCAVVDPENIGEIEFYQVTGKSENLDGLSSTKKDSKFLEKVSTYGGKIKAVRVVATTLDLIFEQYKIPANFELLSLDVEGAELSALKGLSLDRYKPRLILVEDNSNGADWQIARYLKAWDYQRVHRTGVNDWYVRSKDKKFFGKKRLALRYQYLKWFIKYKILRKKS; this comes from the coding sequence ATGTCCAAAAGTTACGCCCAATACGGAGAAGACTTAGAAATTATCCGGTTTTTCGGGAAGTCACATTCGGGGTATTATGTCGATGTCGGTGCGAATAACGGATTGCGAGATAGCAATACGGCTCTTCTTGAAGAATTGGGCTGGAAAGGGTTGTTGATAGAAGCCAATCCCGAGTTAATTGGAGCCGCAGCTAAAGCGCGATCGCAAAGTATTATCGTACATTGTGCTGTCGTCGATCCGGAAAATATCGGCGAGATTGAATTTTATCAAGTCACCGGAAAGAGTGAAAACCTCGATGGTTTATCTTCAACAAAAAAAGATAGCAAATTTTTAGAAAAAGTTTCTACTTACGGCGGTAAAATTAAGGCAGTTCGCGTTGTTGCGACAACATTGGATTTAATTTTTGAACAATACAAAATTCCCGCCAATTTTGAACTATTATCATTAGATGTGGAAGGGGCAGAATTATCAGCCCTTAAAGGACTTTCTCTCGATCGCTACAAACCCAGACTGATTTTGGTCGAGGATAACTCCAACGGTGCAGATTGGCAAATCGCTCGTTATTTAAAGGCTTGGGACTATCAGCGCGTTCATCGTACTGGCGTTAATGATTGGTACGTTCGCTCTAAAGATAAAAAGTTTTTTGGCAAAAAAAGGTTAGCATTGCGCTATCAGTATCTAAAATGGTTTATTAAGTATAAAATCCTCAGAAAAAAATCATAA
- a CDS encoding glycosyltransferase family 1 protein — protein sequence MKQIAIDGRQLSYPGTGLALVTAEFLLALQELGYGEFISVFIPSQVNLTNYGLENSDIRWIPVESQYPSWQHWLARAATIPDQIERLAWAKAVVRKQKELNLTARLFIPYLYNYGKLKENIVLIPDLIYRLVREEVLDTSRPWWWNLRYKLPLRSRFRDWEEKQVLHANRLVVYSEFVRDFVTETTGISRDRITLIPLATPSWMETEYEQNRAPEILKTHGIPARFVLYVGGYGSRKNVPMLLRICGKIWKLDPTFRCVFVGLTPELLQSIFGVLMRQELENPAVRSAIIALPGLDNRDLAILYRLAEFTVYPSLSEGFGLPILEAAAAEKLCLCGDNSSMKEVQPYAQYRIKSEDEEKWRDRILHFWQNPAEVESASRDCAKLVGNYSWQDSAKRLWEILQS from the coding sequence TTGAAGCAGATCGCGATTGATGGCAGACAACTCAGTTATCCCGGCACGGGTTTAGCCCTCGTTACGGCAGAATTTTTGCTGGCGTTACAAGAACTAGGATACGGTGAATTTATCTCCGTCTTCATTCCGTCCCAAGTTAATCTTACCAATTACGGTTTAGAGAATAGCGATATTCGTTGGATTCCTGTCGAATCTCAGTATCCGTCTTGGCAGCATTGGTTAGCGCGCGCCGCAACAATTCCCGACCAAATCGAGCGCTTAGCTTGGGCAAAAGCAGTGGTTCGCAAACAAAAAGAACTGAATCTAACGGCGAGACTTTTTATCCCTTACCTCTACAATTACGGAAAGTTAAAAGAAAATATCGTTCTGATTCCAGATTTAATTTATCGCCTGGTACGCGAAGAAGTGCTGGATACCAGTCGCCCTTGGTGGTGGAACTTGCGCTATAAACTGCCGTTGCGATCGCGCTTTCGAGACTGGGAGGAAAAGCAAGTTTTACACGCGAATCGCTTAGTGGTTTATTCGGAATTTGTGAGAGATTTTGTTACCGAAACAACAGGGATTTCGCGCGATCGCATAACGCTAATTCCCCTGGCAACGCCCAGTTGGATGGAAACAGAGTACGAGCAAAATCGCGCCCCTGAAATCCTAAAAACTCATGGAATTCCAGCGCGTTTTGTGCTATATGTCGGCGGCTATGGCAGTCGGAAAAATGTACCGATGTTACTGCGAATCTGCGGTAAAATCTGGAAACTCGATCCCACCTTTCGCTGCGTATTCGTCGGCTTAACGCCAGAGTTATTGCAAAGTATTTTCGGCGTTCTCATGCGTCAAGAACTCGAAAATCCCGCCGTTCGCTCTGCTATCATCGCCCTGCCGGGACTTGATAATCGCGATTTAGCGATCCTCTATCGTCTTGCCGAATTTACCGTTTATCCGAGTTTGAGCGAAGGATTTGGCTTGCCAATTCTCGAAGCAGCAGCGGCGGAAAAACTGTGCTTGTGTGGCGATAATTCAAGTATGAAGGAAGTGCAACCTTATGCTCAGTATCGCATCAAAAGTGAAGATGAGGAAAAATGGCGCGATCGCATCCTCCACTTTTGGCAAAATCCTGCTGAAGTAGAAAGTGCAAGTCGAGATTGTGCGAAGCTGGTCGGAAATTATTCTTGGCAGGACAGTGCAAAAAGGTTGTGGGAGATATTACAAAGTTAA